One window of the uncultured Paludibaculum sp. genome contains the following:
- a CDS encoding GH116 family glycosyl-hydrolase: MQTDRRSFLKIAGATPAALSAQIAAPGSSGGVAWPRKFAGLQLQQIAFPLGGIAAGSISLGGRGQLRDWEIFNRPDKGNAPSYALPAIWAQVGDRQPVAKIAEARYLPPYEGSSGLGSNNMPGMPRMDTAVFTGSYPIAHIDFRDRKLPVRLALDAFTPIFPLDADESGLPVAILRYKVTNPANVAAKVALCYSIDNVADRGDGRTNTEKASGALRGLVMSNPGVAADHELKGDFTLAALGDGEVTIWRGWPKGRWWNSPMLFWDEFSAKGRLENEPDPRNAVGAVSIRKEIPAGGSAEFTFVLAWHFPNRTPARCGWHADKGDEKTLIGNYYSTRFPDSWATAEYLAKQLPMLEKKTRAFVQAMADSTLPGAVKDAAMSNLSTLATTTSFRTSEGEFHGFEGVNDKAGCCHGSCTHVWNYESTTAMVYPTLARSLRNAVFGHMMDERGAIHFRETLPTKGARSGLAAADGQMGQIMKAYLDWRLWGDKAWLAKIYPAVRKSIEFCWIPGGWDADRDGVMEGAQHNTYDVEFYGPNPMCGIYYLGALRAGEELAKAAGDQAFAQECRGLYGRGRKWIEANLFNGEYFIQKVQGTKKDTVAKALISDMGSENTESPEYQMGNGCLVDQLIGQYQSEVCGLGPLVSEEMIKKTLQSIYQYNYKRDMSDHECVQRTYVLNDEAALVVCDYGKGTRPHIPFPYYGEVFTGLEHATASHMIYAGMAAEGMECFVNTRRRYDGQRRNPWDEAECGHHYARAMAAWSGILALSGFVYHAPEKRLILKPQHKLTELKCFWSTASGWGTFELGSAGLTIRVEDGFLDLGSVELAKRTVKLQEPVKILPGQPYKVA; this comes from the coding sequence ATGCAGACTGATCGCCGTTCGTTCCTCAAGATCGCCGGTGCCACTCCGGCGGCCCTTTCCGCGCAGATCGCGGCCCCAGGATCGAGCGGCGGCGTGGCCTGGCCGCGCAAGTTCGCGGGTCTGCAACTGCAACAGATTGCATTTCCCTTGGGCGGCATTGCCGCCGGCTCCATCTCCCTGGGGGGGCGCGGCCAGTTGCGCGACTGGGAGATCTTCAACCGGCCCGATAAGGGCAATGCACCCAGCTACGCTCTGCCTGCGATCTGGGCCCAGGTCGGAGACCGCCAACCGGTGGCGAAGATCGCGGAAGCGCGCTACCTGCCGCCGTACGAAGGATCCAGCGGTCTCGGTTCGAACAACATGCCCGGCATGCCGCGCATGGATACCGCCGTGTTCACCGGCTCCTACCCCATTGCGCACATCGACTTTCGCGACCGGAAACTGCCGGTGCGGCTCGCTCTCGACGCCTTCACGCCCATCTTTCCCCTCGACGCCGATGAGTCCGGCCTGCCCGTGGCAATTCTGCGCTACAAAGTCACCAATCCGGCGAACGTCGCCGCCAAGGTAGCACTCTGCTACTCCATCGACAATGTGGCGGATCGCGGAGACGGACGCACGAATACCGAGAAGGCTTCCGGTGCGCTGCGCGGCCTGGTCATGTCGAATCCGGGCGTTGCGGCCGACCACGAACTGAAGGGCGACTTCACGCTCGCCGCTCTGGGCGACGGCGAAGTGACCATCTGGCGTGGCTGGCCCAAAGGCCGTTGGTGGAACAGTCCCATGCTCTTCTGGGACGAGTTCTCGGCGAAAGGCCGGCTGGAGAACGAACCCGATCCCCGGAACGCCGTTGGCGCCGTTTCCATCCGCAAGGAGATTCCGGCGGGCGGCTCCGCCGAATTCACGTTCGTCCTCGCCTGGCATTTCCCCAATAGGACACCGGCGCGCTGCGGTTGGCACGCGGACAAAGGCGATGAAAAGACGCTCATCGGGAACTACTACTCGACTCGCTTCCCTGACTCCTGGGCGACCGCCGAATACCTGGCCAAGCAGTTGCCCATGCTTGAGAAGAAGACCCGGGCGTTCGTCCAGGCGATGGCCGATTCGACCTTGCCGGGCGCGGTCAAAGACGCGGCCATGAGCAACCTCTCCACGTTGGCGACCACGACAAGTTTCCGCACTTCCGAGGGCGAATTCCACGGCTTCGAGGGTGTGAACGACAAGGCCGGTTGCTGCCACGGATCGTGCACGCACGTTTGGAACTACGAATCGACAACCGCCATGGTCTATCCGACTCTGGCGCGCAGCCTGCGCAACGCCGTCTTCGGTCACATGATGGATGAGCGGGGCGCCATCCATTTCCGCGAGACCCTACCCACGAAGGGGGCGCGCTCCGGGTTGGCGGCGGCTGATGGGCAGATGGGCCAGATCATGAAGGCGTATCTCGACTGGCGTCTGTGGGGTGACAAGGCATGGTTGGCGAAGATCTATCCAGCGGTGCGTAAGTCCATTGAATTCTGCTGGATCCCCGGAGGTTGGGACGCCGATAGGGACGGCGTGATGGAAGGTGCTCAGCACAATACGTACGATGTGGAGTTCTACGGGCCCAATCCGATGTGCGGCATCTACTATCTGGGTGCGCTGCGTGCTGGCGAGGAACTGGCCAAGGCGGCGGGCGACCAGGCGTTCGCGCAGGAGTGCCGTGGGCTCTACGGACGGGGCCGGAAGTGGATCGAAGCCAACCTGTTCAATGGCGAATACTTTATCCAGAAGGTGCAGGGAACGAAGAAGGACACCGTCGCTAAGGCGCTGATCTCCGACATGGGCAGCGAAAACACGGAATCCCCCGAATACCAGATGGGGAATGGGTGTCTGGTCGACCAACTCATCGGTCAATACCAATCGGAGGTGTGCGGATTGGGGCCGCTGGTCAGCGAGGAGATGATCAAGAAGACGCTGCAGTCGATCTACCAGTACAACTACAAGCGCGACATGTCTGACCACGAGTGCGTGCAGCGCACCTATGTTCTCAACGACGAGGCGGCCCTGGTGGTGTGCGACTACGGCAAAGGAACGCGGCCGCACATTCCATTTCCCTATTACGGGGAAGTCTTTACGGGTCTGGAACATGCTACGGCTTCTCATATGATCTACGCCGGTATGGCGGCCGAGGGCATGGAGTGTTTCGTGAACACGCGCAGGCGCTACGATGGCCAGCGGCGCAATCCGTGGGACGAGGCTGAATGCGGTCACCACTACGCCCGGGCCATGGCGGCCTGGAGCGGGATTCTCGCTTTATCGGGCTTTGTCTACCACGCTCCGGAGAAGAGGCTGATCCTCAAGCCTCAGCATAAGCTGACCGAACTGAAGTGTTTCTGGTCCACGGCCAGCGGGTGGGGCACGTTCGAGCTGGGTTCAGCCGGACTCACGATCCGAGTGGAGGACGGCTTCCTGGACCTCGGCTCGGTCGAACTGGCCAAACGCACCGTCAAGCTGCAGGAGCCTGTCAAGATTCTTCCCGGGCAGCCATACAAGGTGGCATGA
- a CDS encoding radical SAM protein — MFSGIAKLAHEGGQLEQKARVQYRELDSRHLLNRCSSERMPFEWTINPYRGCEFGCQYCYARYTHEFMEYREPLDFERKIFAKRFDLAAFSAELRTVRPDHWIAIGTATDPYQPAERRYRLTRKILGVFARRQSFNLAITTKSDLVARDVDLLVRIAKSNNVRVNMTVTTTDTALARLLEPMAPRPDLRLAALRRLSTQGIETSVFACPVMPAINDSRESLAAVAKAAAEAGARNFGAQVVFLKPCARAVFLPFLEKSFPQLARAYHDHFDREATIRGAYPERIKGILHELRAEHGLSARWPENAPKWQGSFDFSTSEDADKSALVDISAPKYRHAAGSSC, encoded by the coding sequence ATGTTCTCCGGCATCGCCAAGCTGGCCCACGAAGGCGGCCAGTTGGAGCAGAAGGCGCGGGTCCAGTATCGAGAACTGGATTCGCGCCACCTGCTGAACCGCTGCAGCAGCGAGCGCATGCCGTTCGAATGGACGATCAATCCGTACCGCGGGTGCGAGTTTGGCTGCCAGTATTGCTACGCGCGCTACACGCATGAGTTCATGGAGTATCGCGAACCGCTCGACTTCGAGCGCAAGATCTTCGCGAAACGCTTTGATCTGGCCGCATTCTCGGCGGAGCTGCGCACCGTGCGGCCCGACCATTGGATTGCGATCGGAACGGCTACGGATCCGTACCAACCTGCCGAGCGCCGCTACCGGTTGACGCGGAAGATTCTTGGAGTCTTTGCCCGCCGGCAGAGCTTCAACCTGGCCATCACCACAAAGTCGGATCTCGTCGCGCGGGATGTGGACCTGTTAGTAAGGATCGCGAAATCAAACAACGTGCGCGTGAACATGACCGTGACGACAACGGACACCGCGCTGGCACGCCTGCTGGAACCCATGGCCCCAAGGCCCGACCTGCGTTTGGCCGCGCTGCGCAGGCTGAGCACGCAAGGCATTGAAACAAGTGTCTTTGCGTGTCCAGTGATGCCGGCAATCAACGACTCGCGCGAAAGTCTCGCAGCCGTGGCCAAGGCGGCGGCGGAAGCGGGCGCCCGGAACTTCGGCGCGCAGGTCGTCTTTCTCAAACCGTGTGCCCGGGCCGTGTTTCTGCCCTTCCTGGAAAAGTCGTTCCCGCAGTTGGCCCGCGCTTATCATGACCACTTCGACCGGGAGGCGACGATCCGTGGTGCGTACCCCGAGCGGATCAAGGGGATACTCCATGAACTGAGGGCGGAGCACGGACTTTCCGCTCGATGGCCCGAAAACGCGCCGAAATGGCAAGGATCCTTCGACTTCTCAACGAGCGAAGATGCCGACAAATCGGCACTTGTCGACATTTCGGCGCCGAAATATCGGCACGCAGCCGGATCTTCCTGTTAA
- a CDS encoding TolC family protein: protein MNKAIWVLPLALMAAQGQEPAVKLTLKGAVELALRQNPQVQIAKLSIAERQQDSAIAKSGLLPQVGLSVSETVQRGNIEATLGKRIPGFPQHVGPFPIFQPGAQASLSVFDLTLWNRYKASKATVDSQTAQELSTREQYVLLVVSQYLGSLRASADITAAQSRYDLAKALFDLAADLQKNGAGTRIDTLRAQVQLQNEQQRLIVARTQSETSLYALARLLNVPAVELDDAGTFFQTPEFPGESAVTSALQQRPEMKALAGRMHALELEEKAARAERLPKLGVTAGYSLQGTHPNNAIPAYSYGAELSMPLYTGGRIGAETAKAQIQVKKLMQEKQELENQIGQEVKTSQAELKAARTQVDVANSTVELAKEEVTQARDRFQAGVANNIEVITAQDELARASDQQIAALYRYNQARAELAHATGQMELLYAR from the coding sequence ATGAACAAAGCAATCTGGGTCCTTCCACTCGCTTTGATGGCGGCGCAAGGACAGGAACCGGCCGTGAAGCTCACGCTGAAGGGCGCGGTGGAGTTGGCGCTCCGGCAGAATCCCCAAGTTCAAATCGCGAAGCTGTCGATTGCGGAGCGGCAGCAGGACTCCGCGATCGCGAAGTCGGGGCTGTTGCCGCAAGTCGGCCTGTCGGTTTCCGAGACGGTGCAGCGCGGCAACATCGAGGCGACGCTGGGCAAGCGCATCCCAGGTTTTCCCCAGCATGTCGGCCCGTTCCCCATCTTCCAACCCGGCGCGCAGGCCTCGCTTTCCGTCTTCGACCTGACCCTGTGGAATCGCTACAAGGCTTCGAAGGCCACGGTGGACAGCCAGACGGCGCAGGAACTTTCGACCCGCGAACAGTATGTCCTGCTGGTGGTCTCTCAGTATCTGGGCAGCCTGCGGGCTTCGGCCGACATCACAGCGGCGCAGTCGCGGTATGACCTGGCCAAGGCGTTGTTCGATCTCGCCGCTGACTTGCAGAAGAATGGCGCGGGCACGCGCATCGATACGCTGCGGGCCCAGGTGCAGCTTCAGAACGAGCAACAGCGGTTGATTGTCGCCAGGACCCAGAGTGAAACGTCTCTCTACGCACTGGCCCGGCTGCTGAATGTTCCGGCCGTCGAACTCGATGACGCCGGGACATTCTTCCAGACGCCCGAGTTTCCCGGAGAGAGCGCCGTTACGTCCGCGCTGCAGCAGCGGCCGGAGATGAAGGCGCTGGCGGGGCGCATGCACGCGCTGGAGCTGGAAGAGAAGGCCGCACGGGCCGAGAGGCTGCCGAAGCTGGGCGTGACCGCCGGCTACAGCCTGCAGGGCACGCATCCGAACAACGCGATTCCCGCCTACTCCTATGGGGCGGAGCTGAGCATGCCGCTCTACACCGGCGGCCGCATCGGGGCCGAGACGGCCAAGGCGCAGATCCAGGTCAAGAAGCTGATGCAGGAGAAGCAGGAGCTGGAAAACCAGATCGGGCAGGAAGTGAAGACGTCGCAGGCGGAGCTGAAGGCCGCCCGCACACAGGTGGATGTGGCCAACTCCACCGTGGAACTGGCCAAGGAAGAAGTGACGCAGGCGCGGGACCGCTTTCAGGCGGGCGTGGCCAACAACATTGAGGTCATCACGGCACAGGACGAGTTGGCCCGGGCCAGTGATCAACAGATCGCGGCGCTGTACCGCTATAACCAGGCGCGCGCCGAACTGGCGCATGCCACGGGTCAGATGGAACTGCTGTACGCACGGTAA
- a CDS encoding HlyD family secretion protein, which yields MKRNWKVIVASAAVVAIALGSMAFLSLQGRETTDNAQVDGNLVPVASKVYGNVARVMVDDNQAVKPGDVLVEIDARDYEVKVQQARAALALAESQSTAAAVSVPLTAETTSSNTAGAQAQLQTAEAELLKAQVNLEQSAGSELSYAKANVAAMKANNDKAQADLDRMGPLAQKQEISRLQYDAYVAAARVAESQLQAAKEKLDSAGKDTDNKRASILAAKARVEQARAAVSQARAGQKQVSVRTAEAQSALASIEQAKANLAYAELQLSYAKIKAPVAGVVTRKSVEQGQILQPGQGLLMLIPLQGTWVTANFKETQLRDVRAGQKAEIEVDMLGRKVTGRVDSIAGATGARMSLLPPENATGNFVKVVQRVPVKIVLDKLPEGLLLRPGLNVEATIVTK from the coding sequence ATGAAACGCAACTGGAAAGTGATTGTGGCGAGCGCCGCGGTAGTCGCCATCGCGCTGGGTTCGATGGCCTTCCTGAGCCTGCAAGGCAGGGAGACGACCGACAACGCGCAAGTGGACGGCAACTTGGTGCCGGTGGCCTCGAAGGTGTACGGCAACGTGGCTCGTGTCATGGTGGACGACAATCAGGCGGTGAAGCCCGGCGATGTGCTGGTGGAGATCGACGCCCGGGACTACGAAGTGAAAGTACAGCAGGCGCGGGCGGCCCTGGCGCTGGCCGAGAGCCAGTCGACCGCGGCGGCGGTGAGTGTCCCGTTGACGGCGGAGACGACATCGAGCAACACGGCGGGAGCCCAGGCGCAGTTGCAGACGGCGGAGGCCGAGTTGCTGAAGGCACAGGTAAACCTGGAGCAGTCGGCCGGCTCGGAACTGTCGTATGCCAAGGCGAACGTGGCGGCCATGAAGGCGAACAACGACAAGGCTCAGGCGGATCTGGATCGCATGGGCCCGCTGGCGCAGAAGCAGGAGATTTCGCGCCTGCAGTATGACGCCTATGTGGCAGCGGCGCGGGTGGCGGAGAGCCAGTTGCAGGCGGCCAAGGAGAAGCTGGATTCGGCCGGCAAGGACACCGACAACAAGCGCGCCTCCATTCTGGCCGCCAAGGCGCGGGTGGAGCAGGCGCGGGCAGCGGTGTCGCAGGCAAGGGCCGGGCAGAAGCAGGTGTCGGTGCGGACGGCCGAGGCGCAATCGGCTCTGGCCTCCATCGAACAGGCCAAGGCGAATCTGGCGTATGCCGAGCTGCAGTTGAGCTACGCGAAGATCAAGGCTCCGGTAGCGGGCGTGGTGACGCGCAAGAGCGTGGAGCAGGGCCAGATCCTGCAACCGGGCCAGGGCCTGCTGATGCTGATCCCGCTGCAGGGCACGTGGGTGACGGCCAACTTCAAGGAGACACAGTTGCGCGATGTACGGGCGGGCCAGAAGGCCGAGATCGAAGTCGACATGCTGGGCCGCAAAGTGACGGGCCGGGTGGATTCGATCGCCGGCGCGACGGGCGCGCGGATGAGCCTGCTGCCGCCTGAGAATGCGACGGGTAACTTCGTGAAGGTGGTGCAGCGGGTGCCGGTGAAGATCGTGTTGGACAAATTGCCGGAGGGCCTGTTGCTGCGCCCCGGCCTGAACGTGGAAGCGACCATCGTGACGAAGTAA
- a CDS encoding DHA2 family efflux MFS transporter permease subunit, protein MKKPSPWVIAMVVMLATFMEVLDTSVANVALPHIAGSLSASVDESTWVLTSYLVSNAIILPLSGWLSAVFGRKRFYMVCVLLFTVSSLMCGFALSLGMLILFRVMQGVGGGALQPVSQAIVRESFPADKQGMGMAIYGMGVVLAPVIGPTLGGWITDNFSWRWIFFINIPVGLLSLTLTNWLIHDPPYLHRVSLKESKLDYMGLGLLTVGLASLEIVLDEGQRNDWFGSQFIVRSAIIAALTLVGVVWWELRQKNPVVDFRLLKERNFALSTVAMFVLGFGLYGSTMLMPLFLQQLMGYTATLSGEVLSPGGVVILLMMPVVGMLLRKFEARRLVAVGFAVSAVGLWMMTRISLEADFGTFAMARAVQSFGLAFLFVPINAMAFNFIAKEKTSYATGIINLARNVGGSAGIAMASTLLARRAQFHQNRLADHLTPLDGAYRSMLDSTQQLMQQGGASMADAAHKAFGIMYGLMVKNATLLAFVDGFWVLAVLFAAAVPLTFFLKKSGVTVGPVHID, encoded by the coding sequence ATGAAGAAGCCAAGTCCATGGGTGATTGCGATGGTGGTGATGCTGGCCACCTTCATGGAAGTGCTGGATACGAGCGTGGCCAACGTGGCCTTGCCGCACATCGCCGGAAGCCTTTCGGCATCGGTGGACGAGAGCACCTGGGTGCTGACATCCTACCTGGTGTCGAACGCCATCATCCTGCCGTTGAGCGGCTGGCTTTCGGCCGTGTTCGGGCGCAAGCGCTTCTACATGGTCTGTGTGCTGCTGTTCACCGTCAGCTCGCTGATGTGCGGCTTCGCCTTGAGCCTGGGCATGCTGATTCTGTTCCGGGTGATGCAGGGCGTGGGCGGCGGAGCGCTGCAGCCGGTGTCGCAGGCGATTGTGCGCGAAAGCTTCCCGGCTGACAAGCAGGGCATGGGCATGGCGATCTACGGCATGGGCGTGGTGCTGGCTCCGGTGATCGGCCCGACGCTGGGTGGCTGGATCACGGACAACTTCTCGTGGCGCTGGATCTTCTTCATCAACATCCCGGTGGGGCTGTTGTCGTTGACGCTGACGAACTGGCTGATTCATGATCCGCCCTATCTACACCGCGTCAGCCTGAAGGAATCGAAGCTGGACTATATGGGCCTGGGGCTGTTGACGGTGGGGCTGGCTTCCCTGGAGATCGTTCTAGACGAAGGGCAAAGGAACGATTGGTTCGGGTCTCAGTTCATCGTCAGATCGGCGATTATCGCGGCACTGACTCTGGTGGGTGTCGTGTGGTGGGAACTGCGGCAGAAGAATCCGGTTGTGGATTTCCGGTTGTTGAAGGAGAGGAACTTCGCGCTCTCGACGGTGGCGATGTTCGTGCTCGGCTTTGGGTTGTACGGCAGCACGATGTTGATGCCGCTGTTCCTGCAGCAGTTGATGGGTTACACGGCGACATTGAGCGGAGAGGTGTTGTCACCGGGCGGCGTGGTGATTCTGCTGATGATGCCTGTGGTGGGCATGTTGTTGCGCAAGTTCGAAGCACGGCGTCTGGTGGCCGTGGGCTTTGCGGTCTCGGCCGTGGGGCTGTGGATGATGACGCGCATCAGTCTGGAGGCGGATTTCGGAACCTTTGCCATGGCGCGCGCGGTGCAGAGCTTCGGACTGGCGTTCCTGTTCGTGCCGATCAATGCCATGGCATTCAACTTCATCGCGAAGGAGAAGACGAGCTACGCGACGGGCATCATCAATCTGGCGCGCAACGTGGGTGGCAGCGCCGGCATTGCGATGGCGAGTACGTTGCTGGCGCGACGGGCGCAGTTCCACCAGAACCGACTGGCGGATCATTTGACGCCGCTCGATGGCGCTTACCGGTCAATGCTCGATTCCACCCAACAACTCATGCAGCAGGGTGGAGCGAGCATGGCTGATGCGGCGCACAAGGCGTTTGGGATAATGTACGGCCTGATGGTGAAGAACGCCACGCTGCTGGCGTTTGTCGATGGCTTCTGGGTGTTGGCGGTGCTGTTCGCGGCCGCCGTGCCCTTGACGTTCTTCCTGAAGAAGAGCGGCGTGACTGTGGGACCGGTCCATATCGATTGA